The sequence GGATAGCGAAGGTTCCATTATTTATGCAAACAAGAATTTCTTAGACACAAGCAAATGGACACCTAAGCGCATTCTAGGAAAGACATTATGGCAAATGTTTCCCGAAACAGAGACCGGTCAAAATCAAGCACATGCCATTTGGAATAGCGTTACAAGTGGGAAGACATGGTCCGGTACTGCCGAAAAAACAACACGTTTAGCAGAACCTTACTTTGTCAATATGATTGCCATCCCTTTTATCGAAGAGAATGTTGGACTTGTTTCTGTGACACTTCTCGAGCTGGACATTACAGATGATGTCCACTTGCGTGAACAGCTTCAGCAAATTGCATTCATCGACTACGAGACTGGATTGATGAGTCGCTATAAGCTTGAAACAACTGTCAATAAAGCCATTGCAGAAGATAGGCACTTCTCATTTGTCTACATTACAATTGATCACTTTTATACCCTAAAAGATTTACAATCCCCAGAATCAGAGAAAGAGCTCATCAAATCATTCACCAATCGGCTTAAACGATTTTTCCAAGACAATCCGATTGCAAGAATTGGTGTCAATGAATTTGTTGTTCTTACGCCGTTCGGCGATTGGTATGTACAAGGATTCCTACAGTTTCTAGAGCAGCAACCAATTTACATTGAAAATAGCGCATTGCCATTGTCTGTCAGCGGGGGGATTGTTCGTTACCCTGAAGATCAACTGACATACAATCATCTGATGAAAGCTGCATTAGTTGCAACAAAAGATGTCTTGGAAAACGGTGGGAAGAAAATTGCTTCATTGTCTGCCGCATCACACCAAGGACTAAATAGACGAGCAATCATCGATCGTAAGTTGCTAACAGCATTAAGTCAAAACAATTTACAAGTCGTCTACCAACCACAATTTGATATCTCAGCCAACAAAGTAAATATGTATGAAGCGCTCGTTAGATGGGAGGATCCTGAGCTTGGGCACATTTCACCAGACGAACTCATTCCCACCGCCGAAGAAAACGGGCTTATCCATGAAATCGGTGCATTCGTATTGGAAGAAGCCGCAAAACTGGCCACCGACTGGAACGACAAAGGACATGCCATTAGCATCGCCGTGAACTCTTCTGTCCGTGAATTTAGCAATTCACGCATGAAAGACAAAATCACCAAAATTCTCGAAGAAACAGGCTGTCCTGCGAGCAGTATCCAACTGGAAATCACAGAAAAATTTGCACTCCAAGCTGAAGAAGAGCAATCGATTATTCATCAAATGAAAGAATTACAAGATGAAGGGATTAAGTTTGCACTTGATGATTTTGGAACCGGTTATGCATCATTCCGCTTTCTACAAAGCCTACCTATCTCGAAAGTAAAAATAGATAAGCTATTCATCCGCTCTTTATTGACACATACCAAGACACAGCAACTGGTTGAG comes from Sporosarcina sp. FSL K6-3457 and encodes:
- a CDS encoding EAL domain-containing protein produces the protein MKSQNEQLMPESPELPDIMKSLEQFYMVNRTDSEGSIIYANKNFLDTSKWTPKRILGKTLWQMFPETETGQNQAHAIWNSVTSGKTWSGTAEKTTRLAEPYFVNMIAIPFIEENVGLVSVTLLELDITDDVHLREQLQQIAFIDYETGLMSRYKLETTVNKAIAEDRHFSFVYITIDHFYTLKDLQSPESEKELIKSFTNRLKRFFQDNPIARIGVNEFVVLTPFGDWYVQGFLQFLEQQPIYIENSALPLSVSGGIVRYPEDQLTYNHLMKAALVATKDVLENGGKKIASLSAASHQGLNRRAIIDRKLLTALSQNNLQVVYQPQFDISANKVNMYEALVRWEDPELGHISPDELIPTAEENGLIHEIGAFVLEEAAKLATDWNDKGHAISIAVNSSVREFSNSRMKDKITKILEETGCPASSIQLEITEKFALQAEEEQSIIHQMKELQDEGIKFALDDFGTGYASFRFLQSLPISKVKIDKLFIRSLLTHTKTQQLVEGMIRLGKSMGLYVVAEGVETEEQFELLKTMGIDAIQGYYISAPISADMISLDK